A single Paenibacillus kribbensis DNA region contains:
- a CDS encoding phage portal protein, with product MQITEQIIIECLNELQSAALAKQKYADYYNGQHAIFKNYAMQESRSNQKLIFNFPRKFVDNEVGYLLGKPVNYVSKSDQDEAIHNIDVHMSHWDKEHNLQLRKQSEIFGESYELNYIDSDGQFSATVLSPLNAYVLEDGTAERNVLLGLHKFTRRFDKQVYLDVYSDHEILHYTIGNNDKHNPIKQNQAPELKFIGKHNHIFGRVPLISCPANTERKSGFHDVVSLFDAYNALNSDLVNEIADHRNAYLVIENAKLEAEDLLNMKKMGIIQVPAGGKVSWLTKEINDSFVKNELDNIERKIFDMMDQVNFNENWASNTSSLALRNKLLNLENRVAMREALMEKAIKQRLRNFFTFLHIKEGVQYDYRDIAVKFTRNLPTDLVGMADVIVKLQQVVSQETLLALLPFVENPKLEFNKFHAEQQRLVGTAEEKSDAE from the coding sequence ATGCAAATTACGGAACAAATCATTATAGAATGTCTAAATGAACTCCAATCGGCTGCATTAGCCAAACAGAAATATGCAGATTACTATAATGGTCAGCATGCCATTTTCAAGAACTATGCGATGCAAGAAAGCCGCAGCAACCAAAAACTCATTTTCAATTTCCCACGTAAGTTCGTAGATAATGAAGTTGGCTACCTGCTCGGTAAGCCAGTAAACTATGTGTCCAAGTCGGATCAGGATGAGGCCATACATAACATAGACGTACATATGAGTCATTGGGACAAGGAGCATAATCTACAGCTTCGGAAACAATCCGAAATATTCGGTGAGAGCTACGAATTGAACTATATCGACTCGGATGGACAGTTTTCAGCCACCGTATTATCTCCTTTGAATGCGTATGTGCTGGAAGACGGAACAGCAGAACGAAATGTATTACTTGGCTTACATAAATTTACTCGTCGATTCGATAAGCAAGTGTACCTTGACGTGTATTCCGACCATGAAATTCTACACTATACAATCGGCAACAATGATAAACACAATCCAATAAAGCAAAACCAAGCACCTGAATTAAAATTTATCGGCAAACATAATCACATCTTCGGAAGAGTCCCACTCATCTCCTGTCCAGCCAATACGGAGAGGAAAAGTGGCTTCCATGATGTGGTTTCTTTATTTGATGCCTATAACGCATTGAATTCCGATTTGGTCAATGAAATTGCAGATCACCGCAACGCCTATCTCGTGATTGAGAATGCGAAGCTGGAAGCTGAAGATTTATTGAATATGAAGAAGATGGGCATTATTCAAGTTCCGGCTGGAGGAAAGGTAAGTTGGCTTACGAAGGAGATTAACGATTCTTTTGTGAAAAATGAGTTGGATAACATTGAACGCAAAATCTTCGACATGATGGATCAGGTTAACTTTAATGAAAACTGGGCCAGCAATACGTCTTCCTTAGCGCTGAGAAACAAGCTGCTGAATTTGGAGAATAGAGTGGCGATGCGTGAGGCGTTGATGGAAAAGGCGATCAAGCAACGTCTGCGTAACTTCTTCACCTTTCTGCACATTAAAGAAGGCGTTCAATACGATTACCGGGATATCGCGGTGAAGTTTACTCGTAACTTGCCGACAGATTTGGTTGGGATGGCTGATGTGATCGTTAAACTGCAGCAAGTCGTATCTCAGGAAACGCTACTGGCACTATTACCGTTTGTGGAGAATCCGAAGCTGGAATTCAATAAATTTCATGCGGAGCAGCAACGACTAGTAGGTACGGCTGAGGAGAAATCGGATGCAGAATAA
- a CDS encoding copper amine oxidase N-terminal domain-containing protein, producing MKKAFFGVFLAIFLFISSSTTYAAESQIKVDGVAIASDVKPEIKNKRTMIPLRVISENLGARVEWSNSKVILTKSDMKVILTLNSSTAEKNGKKMLLDVKPYMKNNRIFVPLRFIAETFGCNVNFSKFAVNVDTEPLFIDGVQVKALQHEYHMTLGGVVQQINGNAYNKTIYNIFVKNKGEKVEAPADYSWSFTIDTLGSYYKNAQYDFLDPKGNSLVRFDVYSLIRSFPSEPLTGYPEILIHDVSKDEWYLFSDTANQSIEQLIYTAKKNGFLKVISNTVV from the coding sequence ATGAAAAAAGCATTCTTTGGGGTTTTTCTTGCAATTTTTTTATTTATTTCATCGTCAACTACTTATGCAGCAGAGAGTCAAATCAAAGTTGACGGTGTTGCTATTGCATCCGATGTGAAGCCCGAAATTAAGAACAAACGTACAATGATACCTCTACGTGTCATTAGTGAAAATTTGGGGGCTAGGGTCGAATGGTCCAATTCAAAGGTTATTCTCACTAAAAGCGATATGAAAGTAATATTAACACTGAACAGTAGTACAGCGGAGAAAAACGGTAAAAAGATGCTGCTTGATGTTAAACCGTACATGAAAAATAATCGCATATTTGTTCCACTTCGTTTTATTGCAGAGACGTTTGGATGTAATGTTAATTTCAGCAAATTTGCAGTGAATGTTGATACTGAACCATTGTTTATAGATGGTGTACAAGTAAAAGCATTACAACATGAATACCATATGACTTTGGGTGGCGTAGTTCAGCAGATTAATGGAAATGCATATAACAAAACAATTTATAATATTTTTGTGAAAAACAAAGGTGAAAAGGTCGAAGCACCTGCAGACTACTCTTGGAGCTTCACTATTGACACACTTGGGTCCTATTATAAAAATGCACAATATGATTTTCTAGACCCAAAAGGGAACAGCTTAGTTCGTTTTGATGTTTATTCTTTAATTCGTTCTTTTCCATCTGAACCTTTAACAGGATACCCAGAGATTTTGATTCATGACGTATCTAAAGATGAGTGGTACTTGTTTAGCGATACCGCAAATCAATCCATTGAACAGTTAATTTATACCGCTAAAAAGAACGGTTTTCTGAAGGTTATAAGTAATACAGTTGTATAA
- the terL gene encoding phage terminase large subunit — MEKHFKPPKMKQLIETFSFSELRKLIGEMDIEFFALAYFPKYFDRAFGQFHKELFSELRHMLANTGLITAFGLPREHGKSTISSFLFPLYATLYDKSQFTLIISATEQIALPFLDMIKDELETNQMLIEDFGIRKGSRWNNNEIWLKSKGGLDSCIMIRGIDGSLRGIHYKHYRPTLVLMDDLLKEDTARSEAKREQVKNTFTDVILPIGTRDTNILICGTILNEEDIMADLLKGKIPGVRSVRKAAVLQFSERDDLWSEWERQYNNLQDEDRINTALSFFMANEEEMLEGTKILWSEYLDYYYLMCKKQAMGEKSFYKELQNDPRSTDEYIFQNLMYWDRLPEFEDMELAMYIDPAIKAGKKNDYSAISIIGQHRKTKQMYVLDGNIYKLLPDDLFQVAMEKLKLYPVDKLGFEVNQAQSYMKQKFEEELWKAKIHTPVESVHSKGQKHERIISLEPEVKKGHILFNTDNLRYNHQVRDYNRNCTYDDAPDSLYGAVQLIQSVKSLKFYDRSLLF; from the coding sequence ATGGAGAAGCACTTTAAACCACCGAAAATGAAACAACTGATCGAAACGTTCTCCTTCTCTGAACTAAGAAAGCTAATCGGTGAGATGGACATTGAATTTTTTGCTTTGGCCTATTTCCCTAAATACTTTGATCGAGCGTTTGGACAGTTTCACAAAGAGTTATTTTCGGAATTAAGACATATGCTTGCGAATACAGGACTGATTACGGCTTTCGGACTCCCAAGGGAACACGGAAAGTCAACGATCAGTTCCTTTTTATTTCCGCTGTATGCAACTTTATATGATAAATCACAGTTTACATTAATCATATCAGCCACAGAACAGATTGCATTGCCGTTCCTCGATATGATCAAAGACGAACTGGAAACAAATCAGATGCTGATTGAGGATTTTGGGATTCGTAAAGGGAGCCGCTGGAACAACAATGAGATTTGGCTGAAGAGTAAAGGTGGACTGGATTCCTGCATTATGATTCGTGGGATAGACGGTAGTTTGAGAGGCATCCACTATAAGCATTACCGTCCTACACTGGTTCTGATGGATGATTTGCTCAAGGAAGATACCGCACGATCCGAAGCAAAACGAGAACAGGTTAAAAATACATTTACGGATGTCATTCTACCTATAGGAACAAGAGATACGAATATTCTGATCTGTGGAACTATTTTGAATGAAGAAGATATTATGGCCGATCTGCTCAAAGGGAAGATACCAGGTGTAAGAAGTGTTCGTAAAGCAGCCGTGCTTCAATTTTCAGAGCGTGATGATCTTTGGTCAGAGTGGGAGCGACAATATAATAATTTGCAGGATGAAGACAGGATCAATACGGCCTTGTCTTTTTTTATGGCGAATGAGGAGGAAATGCTGGAGGGTACGAAAATCCTATGGAGCGAGTATTTGGACTATTATTATTTGATGTGCAAGAAGCAAGCGATGGGTGAGAAAAGTTTCTATAAAGAATTACAAAACGATCCGCGTTCAACCGATGAATACATATTTCAGAATCTCATGTATTGGGACAGGTTGCCTGAATTTGAGGACATGGAACTTGCTATGTACATTGATCCAGCGATTAAGGCCGGGAAGAAAAACGACTATTCGGCTATTTCGATTATTGGGCAGCACAGGAAGACGAAGCAGATGTACGTGCTGGACGGCAATATTTATAAACTGCTGCCAGATGATTTATTCCAAGTAGCTATGGAGAAGTTGAAGCTTTATCCCGTAGATAAGCTTGGTTTTGAAGTCAATCAGGCACAGAGTTATATGAAGCAAAAGTTTGAAGAAGAGTTATGGAAGGCGAAGATACATACACCCGTAGAAAGTGTGCATTCCAAGGGACAGAAGCATGAGCGCATTATTAGCTTGGAGCCAGAAGTGAAGAAGGGGCATATTCTGTTCAATACAGATAATCTTAGATACAACCATCAGGTGAGGGATTACAATCGAAATTGTACATACGACGATGCGCCAGACAGTTTATATGGAGCTGTTCAATTGATTCAGTCTGTGAAAAGTCTGAAATTTTATGATCGCAGTTTGTTGTTTTGA
- a CDS encoding tyrosine-type recombinase/integrase, translating into MGYIQGFEAYLRSKDRSKNTISCYIRDVLQFTAWYQRKTEYGLDKWIELDGVEYKKYLQSTNQAILTINRKIASINVFSQWMHQQGYIKEEVHTEAVRNKVVRQYKGLAEKDLWKLRNEIHRMGNRMHICMIELLLGTGIRVSELVGIKLKDIEISERKGLLKVRGKGNSFRTIPLNKDVRKAITRYLEVRPQVESEYLCIGQRGALERNAVNLILNKYGDRVNVKVTPHMLRHTLGYKLVKTTPLTTIQQILGHDHVATTNFYTLTTQQDMAEALGNIEW; encoded by the coding sequence ATGGGCTATATACAAGGATTTGAAGCATATTTACGGAGCAAGGATCGAAGCAAGAACACCATTTCCTGTTACATTAGGGACGTGTTGCAGTTCACAGCTTGGTATCAAAGGAAAACGGAATATGGACTGGACAAGTGGATTGAGTTGGATGGTGTAGAATACAAAAAATATCTGCAAAGCACTAACCAAGCGATACTGACCATCAACCGCAAAATCGCCAGTATCAACGTATTTTCCCAGTGGATGCACCAACAAGGATATATTAAGGAAGAAGTACATACCGAAGCAGTCAGGAACAAGGTCGTTCGGCAATACAAAGGGTTAGCGGAAAAGGACTTGTGGAAGTTGCGAAATGAAATTCACCGTATGGGCAATCGGATGCATATCTGCATGATCGAATTGCTGCTGGGAACAGGAATACGGGTTAGCGAATTGGTTGGTATCAAGCTAAAAGATATTGAAATCAGTGAACGTAAAGGTTTATTGAAGGTACGCGGTAAGGGAAACTCATTCCGCACCATACCACTGAATAAGGATGTGCGAAAAGCCATTACCCGATATCTAGAAGTCAGGCCACAAGTGGAATCAGAATATCTATGTATTGGGCAGCGTGGAGCATTGGAACGAAATGCGGTCAACCTGATCCTGAACAAATATGGGGATCGGGTCAATGTAAAGGTAACACCCCATATGCTCAGACATACGCTTGGCTATAAGCTGGTGAAAACGACTCCTTTGACGACCATCCAGCAAATCCTTGGACATGATCACGTAGCAACAACCAATTTCTATACCTTAACAACACAGCAGGATATGGCTGAAGCCTTGGGAAATATCGAGTGGTGA
- a CDS encoding transposase, which produces MSKNSNNPKRNKPKILTKYDQFVVPRLRDIPVWVREGATDEEIAKRLNIHIWTLGDYRRKHPKFAEALERPTKWETHVYPRLAEIQQWFEEGVNAEDIIRKLDIGKTTWYEYIDKHPMLAELVKWSRSVPISHVENSLLKAATGYEYEEIKTIIEEDKNGKKKTRIEKVKRYQPPNPTAMIFYLKNRAPNEWNDRRELVVNTKALEQERKQLFLDMIEADVVDADYEAVEESVEIEEGYMEPDNS; this is translated from the coding sequence ATGAGCAAGAACAGTAACAATCCAAAAAGGAATAAGCCAAAGATACTGACCAAGTATGATCAATTTGTTGTGCCAAGGCTCAGGGATATTCCCGTTTGGGTACGTGAAGGAGCAACAGATGAAGAGATTGCTAAGCGACTGAACATTCATATTTGGACATTAGGCGATTATCGCAGGAAGCATCCCAAATTTGCTGAAGCATTAGAACGACCGACCAAGTGGGAAACACATGTATACCCTAGACTTGCGGAGATTCAGCAATGGTTCGAAGAAGGCGTGAACGCAGAGGACATTATTAGGAAACTCGATATAGGTAAAACGACTTGGTACGAGTATATTGATAAACATCCGATGCTGGCTGAACTAGTCAAATGGAGCAGATCTGTGCCTATATCCCACGTGGAAAATTCACTTTTGAAAGCTGCTACAGGGTATGAATATGAAGAAATAAAAACGATCATTGAAGAGGACAAAAATGGAAAAAAGAAGACGCGCATCGAAAAGGTAAAACGATATCAGCCTCCCAATCCGACAGCGATGATCTTCTACTTAAAGAACCGTGCACCTAACGAGTGGAATGATCGACGTGAGCTGGTGGTCAATACGAAGGCACTGGAACAGGAGCGCAAGCAGCTATTTCTGGATATGATTGAAGCGGATGTAGTGGATGCCGACTATGAAGCTGTTGAGGAATCGGTTGAGATTGAGGAAGGATATATGGAGCCGGATAATTCGTAG